The Ranitomeya imitator isolate aRanImi1 chromosome 6, aRanImi1.pri, whole genome shotgun sequence genome window below encodes:
- the LOC138641651 gene encoding zinc finger protein 665-like: MICSVTAGDRLSLSSTRRELEKPLPEGDAAQVPVTFDDVAAYFSEDEWKDLEECQKELYKDMMKENYEALISLEDTQVNEKDKTKYNDKLENGDTSSIPILDQTSCPEIENDLRCQPTPSRSLESQGVNHAENVSPYPESFSPGTTQPDCMRDEGEKLYQCMECGKNFRKRDSLKRHQQTHTGERPYNCIECGKSFIQKQHLVTHLRTHTGERPYKCEECGKSLSTNERLKIHQRIHTGERPYKCGDCGKSFRAHRVLKVHQQTHTGERIHKCEDCGKRFRHKQTLLAHQRSHTGETSYSCNECGESFRTFKHLKFHQKQHRGEKPHECEDCGKGFRKREHLRRHQQIHTGERPFSCEECGKGFIQKHHLIRHQRTHTGERPFTVVIVEEFPYNNSSTGTCRGSPHICSECGKSFTTYEHLKRHNRIHTGERPNKCNDCGRTFKSQKLLKAHKKAQDEETGLCREEDSENSESQRAGPGEKPFECGECGKTFRFLKHLKFHLHTHTGERPFKCESCQKTFRKRDCLKRHQQIHTGERPFTCTDCGKGFIQKQHLVRHQRTHTGERPYICSECGKTFSTCEHLKIHGRTHTGEKPYKCNDCGQSFRKREYLKCHQQTHTGERPFTCSECGKSFIQKHHLIAHLRTHTGERPYQCNDCGKTFRHKQNLTTHQKTHGIGL, from the exons ATGATCTGCTCGGTGACAGCTGGGGACAGGCTGAGCCTCTCGTCCACCCGGAGAGAGCTAGAGAAGCCCCTACCGGAGGGAGACGCTGCGCAG GTCCCTGTAACCTTTGATGATGTGGCCGCTTATTTTTCTGAGGATGAATGGAAAGACCTGGAGGAATGTCAGAAGGAGCTATACAAGGACATGATGAAGGAGAATTATGAAGCTCTCATCTCCCTGG AAGATACACAAGTCAACGAGAAAGACAAGACCAAGTACAATGACAAGCTGGAGAACGGTGACACGTCGTCTATTCCTATATTGGATCAAACATCATGTCCAGAAATTGAGAATGACCTCAGATGTCAACCAACTCCCAGCAGATCCCTGGAGAGTCAGGGCGTAAACCATGCGGAAAATGTCTCCCCTTATCCGGAAAGTTTTAGCCCTGGAACCACACAGCCAGACTGTATGAGAGATGAAGGGGAGAAGCTTTACCAGTGCATGGAGTGTGGCAAGAACTTCCGAAAGCGAGACAGTCTGAAGCGTCACCAGCAGACGCACACGGGAGAACGCCCCTATAACTGCattgaatgtgggaaaagtttcatCCAGAAGCAGCACCTGGTCACGCACCTGAGGACTCACACGGGAGAGAGGCCCTACAAATGTGAAGAGTGCGGGAAAAGCCTGAGCACCAATGAGCGCCTGAAGATCCACCAGAGGATTCACACAGGGGAGCGGCCATACAAGTGCGGGGACTGTGGGAAGAGCTTCAGAGCCCACCGGGTCCTTAAGGTACATCAACAAACGCACACCGGGGAGAGGATCCACAAGTGCGAGGACTGTGGCAAGAGATTTAGGCATAAGCAGACTCTTTTGGCTCATCAGAGGAGTCACACGGGTGAGACCTCGTATAGCTGCAATGAGTGTGGCGAGAGCTTCCGAACATTCAAGCACCTTAAGTTCCACCAAAAACAACATCGTGGTGAAAAACCACATGAGTGTGAGGACTGTGGGAAGGGCTTCCGGAAACGAGAACATCTCAGGCGCCATCAGCAGATCCATACTGGTGAACGTCCGTTCTCTTGTGAAGAATGTGGCAAGGGCTTTATACAAAAACATCACCTTAtcagacaccagagaactcacacaggcgaGAGACCGTTCACTGTGGTCATAGTGGAGGAATTCCCTTATAATAACTCCTCCACCGGCACGTGCCGAGGAAGTCCTCATATCTGCAGTGAATGCGGCAAGAGCTTCACCACGTATGAGCACCTGAAGAGGCACAACAGGATACACACCGGAGAGCGGCCCAACAAGTGCAATGACTGCGGCAGGACCTTTAAGTCTCAGAAACTCCTCAAGGCACATAAGAAAGCACAGGACGAGGAGACGGGGCTCTGCAGAGAAGAAGACAGCGAGAACAGCGAGAGCCAGAGGGCAGGACCCGGCGAAAAACCATTTGAATGTGGCGAATGCGGAAAAACTTTCCGTTTCCTGAAGCACTTGAAGTTCCACTTGCACACTCACACCGGAGAGAGACCCTTCAAGTGTGAGTCGTGCCAGAAGACGTTCCGTAAGCGCGACTGTCTGAAGAGACATCAGCAGATACACACGGGGGAGAGACCCTTCACCTGCACAGACTGCGGAAAGGGCTTTATCCAAAAGCAACATTTAGTGAGGCACCAGCGAACACACACCGGGGAACGTCCTTATATATGTAGTGAATGTGGGAAGACCTTCAGCACCTGTGAGCACCTTAAAATACACGGTCGGACCCACACGGGGGAAAAACCCTACAAGTGCAATGACTGTGGGCAAAGCTTCCGCAAGAGAGAATACCTCAAATGCCACCAGCAGACCCACACTGGAGAGAGACCCTTCACCTGCTCAGAGTGTGGGAAAAGTTTCATCCAGAAGCATCATCTCATTGCCCATCTACGTACCCACACCGGGGAACGACCGTACCAGTGCAACGACTGCGGCAAGACGTTTAGGCACAAGCAGAATCTCACCACACATCAAAAGACTCATGGGATTGGCCTGTAG